The genome window CCTCGGTGGCCAGATGTGGGGGTACGGCCCGCGGGGCCGGCTCGTCTCCCTCTGCTACGCCGGGGCCAACATGGTGCCGGTGAACGCCACCCCGGAGGCCGTGCAGGCCTTCGCCGAGCGGGCCCGGCGGCAGGGCAGGCGCTGCTCGTCGATCGTCGGCCCGTCCGAGGCCGTGCGGCAGCTCTGGGAGCGGCTCGAACCCCACTGGGGGAAGGCGCGGGCGATCAGGTGGGTCCAGCCGGTCATGGCGACCTCCTCGGCCCCACCGGTCAAGCCCGATCCCCGGGTGCGCCGGGTGCGGCCGGAGGAGCTCCCGATCCTGCTCCCGGCGTGCATCGCGATGTTCACCGAGGAGATCGGCGTCCCGCCGGACAACGGGGACGGCGGCGCGCTCTACCGGTCGCGGGTGGCCGAGCTGATCCGCATCGGGCGGTCGTACGCCCGCATCGACGACGGCAAGGTCGTGTTCAAGGCGGAGATCGGCGCGGTGACGCCGCACGCCTGCCAGATCCAGGGCGTGTGGGTCCACCCGGAGATGCGCGGGCGCGGGCACGCGGTGGCCGGGATGGCCGCCGTGGTGGAGGAGGCGCTCAAGCACTTCGCCCCGGTCGTCACCCTCTACGTCAACGACTTCAACCTGCCGGCCAGGGCCGCCTACCGGAAGGTCGGCTTCAAGGAGGTCGGCACCTTCACCTCGGTGCTGTTCTGACCCGCGGGCCGGCCGTCCCGGCCGGCCCGGAGCGGTCGCCGGGTGCCGTCCCGACCGGTGAGTGCGTCGTCCGGTGCCGTCCTGGTGCCGGGCCACGGTCCGACGGGGGCGGGGCCGCCCGCCGTGCGGCGCGGACGCCGGGCGGCGGGCCTGCTTCGCCGGCGGGCGTGCACCGGACGGCGGGCGTGCGGCCCATCAGGCGTGCCTGACGGCGGGCGGCGTGCATCGTCCGGGTGCGGCCGCCCGTGCGGGGCGCGGTCCGGCCCTCAGCTCCCCACGGCCGGATCACGTGCGCGGCCGCCCGCGCAAGGCGAGGGCCATCGGCGCCGGTGGCGAGCGGCGGTGTCCGCCCGGCCGCGCGTTCACGCCGATCGGGCGTCCCGCACCGGCGGTCACGCGCCCACCCGTGCGCGGCCGCCCGTGCGGGGCGCGGGCCGGCTGCACCCCGCACGGGCCGGAGCGTGCCGGGTCCCCGGCCCGGAGGCCGGGATGGTGTGCCGATCCGGGACGGCGAGCGGGGCCGGGGAGCGGGGCATGTGGAGCCCGTCTTCCGCCGGCCCGGCGCCCCTTATTGGACCCCACGTCAAGATCCGCCGTAGAGGGCGAGCACAATATCGGTGAGCGTCTCGGCCACGGTCTCCTCCGGGAGATCGAGGGTCTTGACCACGCTCACCTGCACCGCGCCGAGCGCCGCGCAGGCGCGGATCCGCTCCTCGGCGGAGGGGGTCGTTCCGGTGAGCTTGGTGAAGATCTGCTCGCTGAACGCCTTGATGGCCTCCCGCGGAGACCCTGGCGGTG of Thermobispora bispora DSM 43833 contains these proteins:
- a CDS encoding GNAT family N-acetyltransferase, with protein sequence MRLGISASRVLDDRDRDEVLELLDTDPITNVFVAARVRTVGLNPARLGGQMWGYGPRGRLVSLCYAGANMVPVNATPEAVQAFAERARRQGRRCSSIVGPSEAVRQLWERLEPHWGKARAIRWVQPVMATSSAPPVKPDPRVRRVRPEELPILLPACIAMFTEEIGVPPDNGDGGALYRSRVAELIRIGRSYARIDDGKVVFKAEIGAVTPHACQIQGVWVHPEMRGRGHAVAGMAAVVEEALKHFAPVVTLYVNDFNLPARAAYRKVGFKEVGTFTSVLF